The following are encoded together in the Silurus meridionalis isolate SWU-2019-XX chromosome 2, ASM1480568v1, whole genome shotgun sequence genome:
- the LOC124399062 gene encoding uncharacterized protein LOC124399062 isoform X2, translating into MWRYKLPGFAPRLLYELQKQQQCSVHCDILLQTQGVSIPAHSCVLSAISPVFCRAFSNASSLPIGQTRLVQLEAVGAHALMKLVGFMYSGEMEGESLDEQQEVIEIAYRLGFSNFMDGEKKQVNRHQNKTASWREIGLQTEETGERKNDASIQILSKKQTITHSSTQTESSEAHIADTCVASVSKLPIGLTGELTEVPSEFNSISPDAGLAWIDEFAAQSPLNSNETLVRVHTKSQQNQKPKKRAKKFKKGDTQISLKIKLKRQSSGALWETVSVQKESTAEGSKTCGSSDDPPMTHSLAETHKTSGEVQLSLSPSLACQNLATVTLTPPSELTISLPATPTRTYSELYCHNALLPVLSQQEESDKHTAKLLEMVTVGLNILPSVTVKGNSSTHEHLDRNLEKSAALSNSSDSYICLLDHNLAIGAFETSSTSEQRETGSEDQSNCRKWNLKNVSSVASDQTSFSWTLHALLKRKILIHYLLPHAP; encoded by the exons atGTGGAGGTACAAGCTGCCTGGTTTTGCCCCACGTCTCCTTTATGAACTGCAGAAACAACAGCAGTGCAGCGTTCACTGTGATATACTTCTGCAAACACAGG GTGTCTCTATTCCTGCTCATAGTTGTGTGTTGTCTGCAATCAGCCCAGTTTTTTGTAGAGCTTTTTCCAATGCATCTTCACTTCCCATAGGCCAGACTAGACTAGTACAGCTGGAGGCAGTGGGGGCTCATGCTTTGATGAAGCTGGTTGGGTTCATGTACTCAGgtgagatggagggagagagctTGGATGAACAGCAGGAAGTGATTGAAATTGCCTACAGGCTAGGTTTCAGTAACTTTatggatggggaaaaaaagcaggtgAATAGGCATCAGAATAAAACTGCAAGTTGGAGGGAGATTGGACTGCAGACTGAAGAAAccggagagagaaagaacgacGCAAGTATACAGATCCTGTCAAAGAAGCAGACCATTACTCATTCAAGCACCCAGACAGAGAGTTCTGAAGCTCACATTGCAGACACATGTGTTGCATCAGTGTCAAAGCTGCCTATAGGCCTGACAGGTGAATTAACTGAAGTTCCTAGCGAGTTTAACAGCATTTCTCCAGACGCAGGTCTTGCCTGGATAGATGAGTTTGCTGCTCAATCTCCACTGAACAGTAATGAAACATTGGTTAGAGTGCACACCAAAAGTCAGCAAAATCAAAAGCCaaagaaaagagcaaaaaagtTTAAGAAG GGAGACACACAGATTTCGTTAAAGATAAAACTGAAAAGGCAGAGTAGTGGGGCATTGTGGGAAACTGTGAGCGTCCAAAAGGAGAGTACAGCTGAAGGGTCAAAAACCTGCGGATCATCTGATGACCCTCCGATGACGCACAGTCTTGCTGAG ACCCATAAGACATCTGGGGAAGTCCAACTGAGCCTCTCGCCCTCATTGGCTTGTCAAAATCTTGCAACTGTCACGCTCACACCTCCCTCAGAATTGACAATATCTCTTCCTGCCACACCAACCAGAACATATTCTGAGCTCTATTGTCACAATGCTCTATTACCGGTTTTGTCCCAGCAGGAAGAGTCAGACAAACATACTGCAAAGCTATTAGAGATGGTCACAGTGGGTTTAAACATCTTGCCTTCGGTCACAGTGAAGGGAAACAGCAGCACACATGAGCATCTGGATCGAAATCTGGAGAAGAGTGCAGCTCTATCTAATTCATCAGATTCATACATTTGTTTGCTTGACCATAATCTAGCAATTGGGGCATTTGAGACATCAAGCACATCTGAACAAAGAGAAACAG GGTCTGAGGACCAATCGAACTGCAGAAAATGGAATCTAAAAAATGTGTCATCAGTGGCAAGTGATCAAACATCATTTTCCTGGACCCTCCATGCATTACTCAAAAGAAAAATACTGATTCATTATTTACTCCCCCATGCCCCATGA
- the LOC124399062 gene encoding uncharacterized protein LOC124399062 isoform X3, with protein MTDILPSKLTFDIEDLEHQNIVELKTVLNNSFWGADNYAHSEKQIVIDTNENCTAQTHISGNYISNAAEDQPTSLDKQCPEMLYVTDQTSKAIDSDNWEDFCEMRLPRCLSPLPPEVGKTTGIFTQDPFQPLEFSSCLSASHGNLQPAIRYTSTPIEPQALPGKTNPQYPLCTSPHQDELNCLVVGNNSCPLKSNRGHNGVATYSASEEKMTKMTDFENDPKHALETVNEPYRKKAKIAGYPDGVNTQTVKVLNPCSVKIKNLRHIANIQDISNSVSPEKIDCLKSAKTKNTVSKDLKSQEKLSVCKKSQPIKCKDQEACREKVQDITQPALLVTKCERGDMRPLQKRKCTKDLMKDLSTSVMNSSSAVAPSSSWHDDLQLPQISLACAPSQGSERASKVHRPSLDLAPTITTVNDFISQKT; from the coding sequence ATGACAGACATCCTGCCATCCAAGCTTACTTTTGACATCGAAGATCTTGAACATCAAAACATAGTTGAGTTGAAGACTGTTTTAAATAACTCATTTTGGGGTGCAGATAATTATGCACACTCAGAAAAGCAGATTGTGATTGACACTAATGAAAACTGTACTGCCCAAACTCACATCTCAGGAAATTATATAAGTAATGCAGCGGAGGATCAACCCACATCACTAGATAAACAGTGTCCAGAGATGCTTTATGTAACAGATCAGACGTCAAAAGCTATTGATTCTGATAACTGGGAAGATTTCTGTGAGATGAGACTCCCAAGATGTCTTTCACCTCTTCCTCCAGAAGTAGGCAAAACAACTGGTATTTTTACTCAAGATCCCTTTCAACCACTGGAATTTTCTTCATGCCTTTCCGCATCACATGGCAACCTCCAGCCCGCAATAAGATACACGTCTACTCCAATTGAACCACAAGCACTTCCCGGCAAAACTAACCCACAATATCCATTATGTACTTCTCCACATCAAGATGAGTTAAATTGTTTAGTGGTGGGGAATAACTCATGCCCTTTAAAATCAAATAGAGGTCACAATGGAGTGGCCACTTACAGTGCATCAGAagagaaaatgacaaaaatgactGACTTTGAGAATGATCCAAAGCATGCTCTTGAAACTGTTAATGAACCTTatagaaaaaaagcaaagattGCTGGTTACCCAGATGGAGTTAATACACAAACAGTGAAAGTATTAAATCCCTGTAGTGTAAAGATAAAGAATTTGCGACACATCGCTAACATACAGGACATTAGTAACTCTGTATCCCCAGAGAAAATAGATTGCCTGAAGTCTGCCAAGACAAAGAATACAGTGTCAAAAGATCTGAAATCTCAGGAGAAACTGTCCGTCTGCAAGAAAAGTCAGCCTATCAAGTGTAAAGATCAAGAGGCATGCAGAGAAAAGGTCCAGGATATAACACAACCTGCCTTGTTGGTGACAAAATGTGAACGTGGGGACATGAGGCCCCTTCAGAAAAGGAAATGCACTAAAGACCTGATGAAAGACTTAAGCACAAGTGTAATGAACAGTTCATCTGCAGTTGCTCCGTCATCTTCTTGGCATGATGACTTACAGTTACCACAAATTAGTTTGGCGTGTGCACCAAGCCAGGGGAGTGAAAGGGCTTCTAAAGTGCATCGTCCTTCTTTAGACCTTGCGCCAACCATAACTACAGTAAACGATTTCATCA